In a genomic window of Wyeomyia smithii strain HCP4-BCI-WySm-NY-G18 chromosome 1, ASM2978416v1, whole genome shotgun sequence:
- the LOC129729554 gene encoding zinc finger protein 41-like gives MGSVSVYPDETKRPRCRLCFHAGENKQLIEVFTKNQDISKRVMSALGVKINRSEKHARICTVCETLVDIIQSFQAVCKQTNQLHHERKDFLLYDSFWNAREQDAVKVTEKIILTHRSEVDKTFSGTIIVPRTVNDELERPAHQSQILVEGIAHTKMIKERVEETQVENVPNERLKTEMVFCESLIKDEPPDANVANADFHPELEEASASGDEFFGDDNNANSDSGSNSSESASSTIRDTANCKKRQTQKSSESPHDKCTRLTEEPEKSNKNSTQRRASKRNINQEVSTPSDDEREPKIPGKRGPRRKKVRKSDPSVCDICGETVAHFVKESHRNQHLGVRPYKCNYDGCGRSYFSQNDLRTHSKRHQITYHVCEICGRNIKGVEWFRRHVKTHTEGPQFTCEVCGSKFRRKAQLQTHMVTHTGITPHECDICGKRFALKYNLDAHVKRHQKRDDNEKGSEGKNATEKRTWKYYVKSDNSGKKHHVTCETCGKLVHKREIEGHVNKHLGRRPYSCDESGCTLAFYGLRGIKEHKMVVHSDKILRYECSICNRSIKGAGTFKRHVMMHNSDMKVECQHCGKKFTSKSYLKAHEQKHSGERPYVCEICGRSFAMKPCWKMHMKTVHNENRREPMRVRRREKEEQKRRTGSVGSELLPTELLPSAVDIPVSSQSANQLQYRHTILISSHVPETQNFPSTDPVRTDYSY, from the exons ATGGGATCGGTTTCAGTTTACCCGGATGAAACTAAACGCCCTCGTTGCAGACTGTGCTTCCATGCTGGTGAAAACAAACAACTCATAGAGGTTTTCACTAAAAATCAAGACATATCGAAACGAGTTATGAGTGCATTAGGAGTGAAG ATCAACCGGAGCGAGAAGCACGCTAGAATATGTACCGTTTGCGAGACACTCGTTGATATAATTCAGAGTTTCCAAGCGGTCTGTAAGCAAACCAATCAGCTGCATCACGAACGAAAAGACTTTTTGCTGTATGATTCGTTTTGGAACGCACGAGAGCAGGATGCCGTAAAAGTaacagaaaaaattattttaacgcACCGCTCAGAGGTGGACAAAACATTCAGTGGTACAATTATTGTTCCAAGAACGGTAAATGATGAGCTTGAAAGACCGGCCCATCAATCTCAAATATTAGTGGAGGGAATAGCTCACACTAAGATGATCAAAGAAAGGGTGGAGGAAACACAGGTGGAAAATGTGCCTAATGAAAGGCTCAAAACGGAAATGGTTTTTTGCGAATCTTTGATAAAGGATGAACCCCCAGATGCGAATGTTGCTAATGCAGATTTTCATCCTGAACTGGAAGAAGCATCAGCTAGTGGTGATGAATTTTTTGGAGACGATAACAATGCAAATAGTGATTCTGGGTCGAATAGTTCCGAATCTGCATCTTCAACGATACGTGATACTGCCAATTGCAAA aAGAGGCAAACACAAAAATCTTCTGAGTCACCACATGATAAATGTACTCGTCTCACTGAAGAACCGGAAAAAAGCAAC aaaaattCAACTCAAAGACGAGCAAGTAAAAGAAACATCAATCAAGAAGTGTCAACTCCGTCAGATGACGAACGAGAGCCGAAAATTCCCGGTAAACGGGGACCACGCCGTAAAAAGGTTAGAAAATCGGACCCCAGCGTATGTGACATTTGTGGCGAAACTGTGGCTCACTTTGTCAAGGAATCCCATCGAAACCAGCATCTTGGTGTTCGCCCGTACAAATGTAACTATGACGGTTGTGGTCGGTCCTATTTTTCGCAGAATGATCTGCGCACTCACAGCAAGCGACATCAAATCACGTACCACGTTTGCGAAATATGTGGTAGAAACATAAAGGGGGTCGAATGGTTCCGACGACATGTTAAAACTCACACCGAAGGACCACAGTTTACTTGCGAAGTGTGCGGAAGCAAATTTCGCAGAAAAGCCCAATTGCAGACACATATGGTTACTCATACGG GTATTACACCCCATGAGTGTGACATTTGCGGGAAAAGGTTTGCTCTTAAGTACAACCTGGATGCCCATGTTAAACGTCACCAGAAAAGAGATGATAATGAGAAGGGATCCGAAGGAAAAAATGCAACAGAAAAACGCACGTGGAAATATTATGTAAAGTCTGATAACTCTGGCAAGAAACATCACGTAACATGTGAAACATGTGGCAAATTAGTTCATAAGCGTGAAATCGAGGGACACGTAAACAAGCATTTGGGCCGCCGCCCATACTCTTGTGATGAGTCGGGTTGTACGCTTGCTTTCTACGGTTTGCGGGGAATCAAAGAGCATAAGATGGTGGTTCACTCAGACAAAATTCTTCGTTATGAGTGCAGTATTTGCAATAGGTCCATTAAAGGGGCTGGTACATTTAAGCGGCATGTGATGATGCACAACTCCGACATGAAAGTTGAATGCCAACACTGTGGGAAAAAATTTACTTCTAA aagTTATCTAAAAGCTCACGAGCAGAAACATTCAGGCGAGCGGCCATACGTTTGCGAAATATGCGGACGATCGTTTGCCATGAAACCATGCTGGAAAATGCACATGAAGACTGTCCACAACGAGAACAGACGTGAACCGATGCGAGTTCGTAGACGCGAAAAGGAGGAACAAAAACGACGAACGGGATCGGTGGGTAGTGAGTTGCTACCAACTGAACTGCTTCCTTCGGCAGTAGACATTCCGGTTAGCTCGCAGAGTGCCAACCAGCTTCAGTATCGGCATACAATATTGATTTCATCACATGTGCCAGAAACGCAAAACTTTCCATCGACTGATCCGGTAAGAACTGATTATTCCTATTAG
- the LOC129717942 gene encoding uncharacterized protein LOC129717942, whose protein sequence is MTTTTNLECNFTLSVRDIPNEIFEKVISYLNVEDRKIASLVCRQWSLFAFSRKALADVLLEINCAQHSAKDYWVVLEKSSRNYRNLVLNFADDDDGCLLEILGKFQHSLKRVSIEQDQDARLLHTEISSDYFVQMMERFRNLKNFEVKTVFEILDNEEKRLPTLPFLETICFYTHGLEKEWFNWFTIAPNIKCIGVPLEDGKSGFPKIINDCRQQILHLSIDARFVERDQLEFCNEKFPRLQKLRLLYPISLPASIETIRNFIGNCSLLTEISLFSNVIHSDTLETIANHCSQLQIVNFDANEISPTAFAIISKLPKLCQLILHKMTVDSAMITAAGCFSMLHQFTCLSIRINVPDAFFEQLRKKMPKLVTLELLDRFRFGINNFNQTGVVQAICNNIHSLERLALVDWAILDTSIFGSLHKLNLITDLRLKCIGLNADKTIPPCPTLKRLILDIDSLKPTDTIPPISRPPIADVICKSFPNITTLELRKTFLDRTKISEQEVKSLRSLMPRCTVYRKTRLKMADKDYTALL, encoded by the exons ATGACTACAACTACGAACTTAGAATGTAATTTTACACTATCAGTCCGTGATATTCCAAATGAG ATTTTCGAAAAAGTTATTTCTTATCTGAATGTCGAGGACCGCAAAATAGCCTCACTAGTCTGTCGCCAATGGTCACTGTTTGCTTTCTCGCGAAAAGCTCTCGCGGACGTACTGTTGGAAATAAATTGTGCTCAGCATAGTGCCAAAGATTACTGGGTAGTTCTGGAGAAGAGCTCTCGTAATTATCGAAATTTAGTGCTCAATTTTGCCGACGATGACGATGGATGTTTGTTGGAAATTTTGGGTAAATTTCAACATAGCTTGAAGCGAGTCAGTATTGAGCAAGATCAGGATGCGAGATTGCTGCACACTGAAATATCTTCTGATTATTTTGTCCAAATGATGGAGAGATTTAGAAATCTCAAGAATTTTGAAGTCAAaacagtttttgagatattagaCAATGAAGAGAAAcgtctgccaacattaccatttctggaaacaatttgTTTTTACACTCATGGATTAGAGAAGGAATGGTTTAATTGGTTTACTATTGCTCCGAACATAAAATGTATCGGAGTACCACTGGAAGATGGTAAAAGTGGATTTCCAAAAATTATCAACGATTGCCGTCAACAAATTTTACACCTATCAATCGATGCAAGATTCGTCGAACGCGATCAACTGGAATTTTGTAACGAGAAATTTCCTCGGTTGCAAAAGCTGCGGCTCCTCTACCCTATCAGTTTACCCGCTTCCATCGAAACTATCAGAAATTTTATCGGAAACTGTAGTCTTCTAACTGAAATTAGTCTCTTCAGTAATGTAATTCATTCCGATACACTTGAAACCATAGCAAACCATTGCAGTCAGCTTCAAATTGTGAACTTTGATGCCAACGAAATATCACCAACGGCCTTTGCCATAATATCCAAACTACCCAAATTGTGTCAGTTGATACTACACAAGATGACAGTCGATTCGGCAATGATCACTGCAGCCGGTTGTTTTTCCATGCTGCACCAATTTACCTGCTTGTCGATACGAATCAACGTTCCAGATGCATTTTTCGAGCAACTTCgaaagaaaatgccaaaattagtCACTCTGGAGCTTCTGGACCGTTTTCGCTTTGGTATCAATAATTTCAACCAAACAGGAGTTGTACAGGCAATATGCAACAACATACATAGTCTAGAACGATTGGCACTCGTAGATTGG GCCATACTTGATACGTCAATCTTCGGCTCACTTCACAAACTTAACCTTATTACTGATTTACGTTTAAAGTGCATTGGACTAAACGCAGATAAAACAATTCCTCCATGCCCCACATTAAAGCGATTGATATTGGATATCGATTCA ctCAAACCAACCGACACTATTCCTCCTATTAGTCGTCCACCGATAGCTGATGTAATTTGCAAAAGTTTTCCGAATATCACAACCTTAGAACTACGCAAGACATTTCTCGACAGGACTAAAATTTCAGAACAGGAAGTTAAATCTCTGCGTTCGCTAATGCCCCGATGTACTGTTTACCGGAAAACTCGGCTAAAAATGGCTGACAAAGATTATACTGCACTTCTTTAA
- the LOC129717941 gene encoding protein misato has protein sequence MSREILTLQLGNYANYVGTHWWNIQEASFRYDPTAEPTEIDHDILYREGQTTSGLTTFTPRMLLLDLKGTLKFMPEEGELYGEHQKAQSEQILSEVAWDPDRVEVISHKLAEKCEYQKDLQLDIESSECEDDHEKDYNFKDTVSDWIDYSYSRFHPRSINIVNEYVHSKEENQFDTIINGLQLWGQTNLEDEFGDKVRQYIEECDSCQGFQVLFDCVDGFAGLAIKTLEHLQDEYNKTSLVFPVIPPALPNFKNADETTNMSIRVINSALAFSALVESCSLFVPLSTMGRCWRDLDKPRVFPHISYDENNLYQTSAILATYLETASLRYRLKNPTTLSHLSSLCSELTPYGRKMAAAALALPVSMRNSEDFIDFLDRNDEAFSVPLTPNCTIGTKYVVQSVCIRGIPKNRLKRPPTAKFAQKQQRMAAYRCNSVSEMLQFYYHCQLHASLSHVISCNAPMDLKVPFPVEIFDSRICFDGFLNEFDPGVKQKVASAPILAQIQSTGELADTLDSLHREVSRIKLARIPRFGENGLESENYKDSLERLLGFKERYEDNYEL, from the exons ATGTCGCGAGAAATTTTAACCCTGCAACTGGGAAACTATGCTAATTATGTAGGAACGCACTGGTGGAATATACAGGAGGCTTCCTTTCGCTATGACCCTACTGCAGAGCCGACAGAAATTGACCATGATATATTATACCGCGAGGGTCAGACGACCAGTGGGCTGACAACGTTTACGCCCAGAATGCTGTTGCTGGATTTGAAGGGCACGTTAAAATTTATGCCTGAAGAAGGAGAGCTGTACGGAGAACATCAAAAGGCACAGTCTGAGCAAATTCTAAGTGAAGTTGCATGGGATCCTGATAGAGTGGAAGTAATCAGTCATAAACTGGcggaaaaatgcgaatatcaaAAGGATTTACAGTTAGACATAGAGTCGAGTGAGTGTGAGGATGATCATGAAAAAGATTACAATTTCAAAGACACCGTAAGTGATTGGATCGATTATAGCTATTCTAGATTCCATCCCAGAAGCATCAACATTGTGAATGAATATGTTCATTCTAAGGAAGAAAACCAATTCGATACTATTATTAATGGATTGCAACTATGGGGCCAAACGAATCTCGAAGATGAATTTGGAGATAAAGTTCGACAATACATTGAAGAATGCGATAGTTGTCAAGGTTTCCAAGTGTTGTTCGATTGCGTCGATGGATTTGCTGGATTGGCAATTAAAACCCTCGAACATCTACAGGATGAGTACAACAAAACAAGTTTGGTGTTTCCTGTGATTCCTCCAGCGTTACCTAATTTCAAGAATGCCGATGAAACAACCAACATGTCGATTAGAGTAATCAATTCAGCCTTAGCATTTTCAGCGTTAGTGGAGTCCTGCTCACTATTTGTACCACTTTCAACCATGGGTCGATGTTGGAGAGATCTGGATAAACCCCGTGTGTTTCCACACATTTCTTATGACGAAAACAATCTTTATCAAACATCGGCAATATTAGCTACTTACTTGGAAACTGCCTCCCTTAGATACCGCTTAAAGAATCCAACCACTTTGAGCCACCTGTCCAGTCTGTGCAGTGAGCTAACTCCCTATGGAAGGAAAATGGCTGCAGCCGCTTTAGCTTTACCTGTGAGTATGCGTAACTCTGAGGACTTTATAGATTTTCTGGATCGGAACGATGAAGCCTTCTCTGTTCCGCTTACCCCGAATTGCACGATTGGTACTAAATACGTGGTACAATCAGTATGCATCCGCGGTATACCGAAAAATCGTCTAAAGAGGCCACCAACGGCGAAATTTGCACAAAAACAGCAACGAATGGCCGCGTATCGATGTAACTCCGTTAGTGAGATGTTGCAGTTTTATTATCATTGTCAGTTACACGCCAGCTTATCGCATGTAATAAGTTGTAATGCCCCAATGGATTTGAAAGTACCGTTTCCTGTGGAAATATTCGATTCAAGAATTTGTTTCGATGGTTTCCTAAACGAATTCGATCCAGGTGTTAAGCAAA AAGTCGCTTCGGCACCAATCCTAGCACAAATTCAATCTACAGGTGAGTTGGCAGATACACTTGACAGCCTACATCGCGAGGTCAGTCGTATTAAGTTGGCCAGAATACCACGCTTCGGGGAAAATGGTTTGGAATCGGAAAATTATAAAGACAGCTTAGAACGGTTACTAGGGTTTAAGGAGCGGTATGAAGATAATTATGAACTTTAG